The Dyadobacter sandarakinus DNA window CAGGAATCACAATCATGATTAACTTTCTATTACCGCCGTGGGAAGGGTTCCTCCCCTGAGAATTTGCCAGACATCAGTCTGGATTTTTTAACTTGCCGTTACATAATCTCGAATTTGTGGAAAAACCATTCAATCAAAGCACCTATACCTTTTTCTCAGCTGATGACCGGATGAGCGAATTTGCCCGCCGGTACCACTGGCAGGATTCTCCTTTGGGAGTACCTGATCGCTGGCCTCAAAGTCTGCGCACATTGGTACAAATGATCCTGAACAGCCCGCTCCCGATGGCTGTTTTGTGGGGTACGGAGCTCATTACCCTCTATAATGATACATTTCACGAACTCTTCGGTGCACGCCGCCCCCATGCATTCGGGCAGCCGGCTGCCATGCTCGCTGAGGGCATCTGGCCGGAGGTTGTACCGCCAGCCCGCACGGTAGCTGCCGACGGCAGGGCCGTAACGCTGAGAAACCAGCCACTTGATTTTTACAAAATCGACCATACATCTTCGTCTTTCTGGGATTACAGCCTGAGCCCGCTGACGAGCGACGGGGGAAATATTGACGGAGTGCTGCTGACCTGTTCCGAAAAAACAAGTGAAATTGAAAATGCCCGGCAGCTCATCCTGTCGCAGCAGCGTTTTCAGAATCTGGTCAGGGATGCATCCATGGGCATTATCCTGCTGGAAGGTCCCGAAATGCGCGTGGAGATCGTCAACCAGGCTTATGCACAGCTGATCAACCGCAAGCCCGAAGAACTTCAGGGCCGCAGGCTGTTTGATGTAATCCCCGAAGCCCGCGATCCTTTTCATGGCATTATCGAGGAAGTCCGGTCAACCGGAAACCCCCTGTACCTTTTTCACCAGCCTTACTCGGTTGTGTCGGAAGATGGACCGAAAGAAGGTTACCTGGACCTTGTTTACCAGCCTTACAAGGAAGCGGACGGCTATATATCCGGCGTAATTATCCTTTGCCAGGATATGACCCAACAGGTATTGTCCCGGCAAAAGCTGGAAATCAGCGAGGCTAGGCTGCGGAGCGTTGTGGAAAGTGCACCTTTCCCGATCGGCGTATATGTGGGGCGGGAGATGCTTATACAGCTGGTAAACCAATCCATTATTGATGTTTGGGGAAAAGGTACGGACATCGTCGGCAAGCGGTATGCCGAGGTACTGCCCGAACTGGCCGATAAAGGCATTTACGAGCAGCTTGACCAGGTGTACATGACCGGGAAGCCGTACTATGCACACAATCAGCGCGTAGATCTGATGATTGAAGGGCAGCTTAAATCATTTTATTTCAAATATAACTTCACGCCCCTCTTTGATGCGGAGGGGAATGTATATGGCGTGATGAATACCGCTGCTGATGTGACCGACCTGGTGGTGGCGCAGCAGCAGCTGGTAGAGGCCGAGGCCAGCCTGAGGGATGCAATCGCACTCGCGCGCCTGGGTTCCTGGGAGCTCAACCTTGCAACCGGCCAGGTAAGCTACTCGGATACGATCCGGGAATGGTTTGGGTTCAGTGCCGGCCAGATTGAGCTGCCCGAAGTATATAACCCGATCCACCCCGAAGACCGGATGGATGTGGAAAGTGCCATACGTCATGCGCTGGAACCCGGCTCTACGGGTACCTATGATGCCGAGTACCGGCTCAATCCCTTTTCAGGCAGCCCCGAGCGCATTATCCATGCCCGGGGCAAGGTACTGTACGACATCGAAGGACAAGCTTACAAGCTGGTCGGTACTGCCCAGGATGTTACCGATGAGCGCCGCCGCCAGCAGGAGCTCGAACAGGTGGTTGAGATCAGGACCGAGGAGCTGGCAGCATTGAACGAGGAGCTCGCCGCTCAGAATGAAGAGTATATGGCGATCAATGAAGAACTGGAAGAAGCCAATCAGCAATTGCTGCGCTCGAATGAAAACCTGCAGCAATTTGCATACGTCGCCAGCCATGACCTGCAGGAGCCGCTGCGGAAGATCCAGCAGTTCAGCGATATACTAAAAACGCGCTACCAATCGCAGACCGGAGAAGCGGCCATATACCTTGAACGCGTACAATCGGCAGCCAGCCGGATGTCGATACTGATCAGGGATCTGCTCGACTTTTCAAGCATTTCAACCAGGCGCGGCATTCATCAGCCAGTTGCATTGAACAAAGTTATTGATAACGTACTAAATGTACTGGAACTGGCAATCACAGACAGTGCAGCGGAAATCAGGGTTGACAACCTGCCTACTATTTCGGGAGAGGCGATGCAGCTGGGGCAACTTTTTCAAAACCTGCTGAGCAATGCATTGAAGTTCCGCCGCCCGGGTCAGGCACCTTCCATTCATGTGAAGGCGAGCAAGGTAACATTAGCCGAGCTGCCGCGGACAGCTGCGCCGGCGCGCAGTGCCAGTACCTACCACCTGATTGAGGTGATTGATAATGGCATCGGCTTCGATGAGCAATACCTCGACCGGATCTTCCAGGTGTTTCAGCGGCTGCACGGTAAAAGCGAATTTGGCGGTACAGGCATAGGCCTGGCGATTTGTGAAAGGGTCGTAACCAATCATGGTGGTGCGATTACTGCCATGAGCCAGGTAGGACAGGGTGCTACGTTTCGGATTTATTTTCCGGTTTAGGGGAGGTTGGGTCAGGGGTTGTCAGGAATTGTCAGGTGTTGTCAGGGGTGGTCAGGTATGGTAGCGTACCGGCCTGGGTTGTTTTGGGCTGGTACGCTGTATTTTTTTAGTCTGATATCAGTACTTTCAGCACTTCTGATGCATGGTCTGATTGTATTTTGAGCAGGTAAATGCCTTTACTCAACGATAAGTTGGAAATATCCACCTCAGCTGTGGCTCCGCATCTTAGGACTTCTGTTGTTTTTAATGAAAATGTAAGGCCCGCTGCATTGATCAGGCTGAGCGAGATGTTGTCGTGGTGCTGCGGGCTGATTTTTACGGAGAGCTGTTTCTGGACGGGGTTGGGGAAAATGGTTGAGCTTGTCACTTCACTTACGGGCTTTTCAAAACCAGGGTTTGCGGCAAGGCGGATTGTGTTTAAAACAGGATCCGTCGTAGAAATGATTAGTTCGGGCGGATTAGAGCCATTTTCCTTACTATTAAAGACCATTCGCAGCTTACGGTTATCACTGTCCTGCAACACAAAGGTGATCATCTTATCGCCGGCAACCCACGATTTGGCATATTCAGTAACGTCAAATTCAAAGTAGGAAGCTGTTTCGGTGATGACACGCCTGTCTATTTCTTTCATACTACCGGCCGGCACATCATTCCAGGTGATTGTATTTTCGCTCCAGTCATCATTTTCAAGCGCAAAAACCCGGAATTGCAAAGGAAGGCCTGCTTCATGCTTGTACCCATAAATCCGTAGATATGCTTTGGTCACCTGACTGATACCCGCCAGCGAAAACTTCATGTAACTTTCCCGGTTCAGGTCGTTACGGCTCCCCCCTTTCACATCCAGCGTTGACTCCCTGCCAAAATTCTGATCGGCATAGCTCCCTCCCCTGACGTAGGCATCATCAGTAGGTTGCAAAGTCACTACCTGCAGGGGCTTAACGAATATAATTTCAAGTGCCGAAAGACGCGCCTTATCATCGGATGCATTGAAGTACAGATTGAGAAACCCGTCCGTTACCGCAACCTCCAGCGTCGCCTGGGTAGCCTTCAAGGCTCCGCCAGCCAAGGTGAAAATATCATAAAGATGCTGCTTCTGCTGACGCTCCATGGAAACATAGAACTGCCGGCTACCCCGACCTTCCCGTCTTTCCGCTACCCCCCAGTATGTTTCCGCAAAATGCATGACGATCTTGTAAATACCCGGCCTTTTTACCGGGATTGTGTAATCAAACTGGCGCGAGCAGCGCGCCACGCGGTACAGTTCATCATCTGCCGTGTAGGCAATATCCGGAACCTCCCGATCGCTGATTTCATCAATACCCGAGTAATATTTATCCGCCTGAAAAAACCTACCGTCGGCCGTCGTATAGTCGCCTCCGCCTGCGTTGATGCGGATCACATCATCAGGATTGCCGGCCAATGCTACTATTTTTACTTCGCGTTCCGAGGTAAGCACGGGCGTCCTGCTGGTACTTGCCTTTACACGAAAAATGTATGTTCCCGGCGTGGACGGCGTCCAGATAAATCTGCCGGAAGTATCCATCTGCGCGCCGGCAGGAGCATCTGTCAATGAAAAAATGGCGCGCTCCCCTTCACTCACGGCAGCCCTGGCCGTAAACATAGCGGCCTGATTCACAGGCACTGTAATGGTACGGATCGACGCAATGACCGGTGCAATACGCACGACCAGCTTCACGGAAACGGTTGCACTTGCATACCCTGCTGCGCCCACGGTCACATTCGCGGAGTAGCTTCCGCCAGCCAAACCAGCCGCATTGGCAGCCACCACCACATTATTACCGGTAACCGTGGCGCTCAGCCACGGACTGCTGGGCGGTGTAATGACATAGGGATCCACACTGCCGCTCACGGTCAGCGTCCGGGTTGGCGCCAGGCTGGAAGGGCTTGCATAAAAATTGACAATGCTGTCTGAAAGTTGGAGCTGACGGGTATTTCCCTCTGTCTGTAGTTTGAGAAGCCAAGCATCTCTCCCCGCGGAAGGCATCGGGATATCAGCTGTACCAGATTCAACTTTGGCCAGGCCGGCGAGCAGCAAACTGCCATCCGCGGCCAGCGTGATATCGGCAGGAACAGCAAAATCGGGGTAGTCGGAGGCTCCGTATGTCTGATTCCAGACCATCGTCCCACTTGCATCCAGCCTGATCAGCCAGACACAGTACAGTCCTTTCAGGGGCGCCGTTTTGTTTCCGTTCAGTCTTGAATAGGAATAGCCGCTCACTGCGTAACCGCCTTCGGGGAGCGGTATGACCGAACTTGCATAATCATAGGAGGTGCCTCCCAATGCATTATCCCATTGTACATTACCCAGCGCATCGGTTTTGACAACCCAGTAATCATCCAGCCCGAGGCTTTTTTTACTTTTATTTCCTGAAATCCCGGACCTTGAATTTCCGCATATGATAAACCCGCCATCAGAAGTGATTTCCAGATCGGTGAGCACGTCCGTATCATTTCCTCCGATCGTTTTATCCCAAATTTTATCACCATTAAAAGTAACCTTAACAAGCCAGAAGTCATTTTTACCAAATGCCTGACGCGTCTTGTCCGCTCCCAACGGCGAATCGGACGTTCCGCCAATAATAACCCCGTCGCTAGTCAGTTTCATGGCGCTCAACTGATCGTCACCTGTGCCGCCAAAGCTCTTATCCCACTGAACATTACCATTACCATCAATCTTCACAAGCCAGAAATCGTAAGACCCTTTCGATGCAGTTTTCTTTTCACCGCTGGTACCGGACAGGGTCGACCCTGCGAGCAGGTAACCTCCGTCGGGAGTTGGACTGACGGCTTTCAGCAAATCCTGATTGTCGCCGCCAATCGTTTTTTCCCATTGTTTAGTCCCGTCTTTTGACAGCTTGATGATCCAGAAATCGCCTGCATTGTCCGGTGACAGCGCACGGTCGTTCTCCGATTTATCCCTGCTTTTGTTGGACCGGGAAGTACCTGCCAGTAAATAACCACCATCCGGAGCAAGCGCTACACGGGTGTCCTGATCATGCTTGTTGCCTCCGAATGATTGCTCCCATTGAAGCGCGCCTGTTGCAGAAACCTTGGTCAGGCGGAAATCCAGATACCCCAGATCCCCCGGCAACTTACTCGTATTTTCTCCTGCCACCACGTATCCACCATCCGCAGTATTCATGATGGAGGTGAATTTGTCATCCCCCGGTTTGGAATACAATCGACTCCATTCAATGCCCGGCTGGGCGTGGAGCGTACCCGCACAGAGCAAGCAGGCGGTCAGTAATGATTTTTTAATATTCAGGGCTAATCTTCCCGGAAATTGTAATTGTTGATGCATCTGATTTACACATTATATTTTTTAAAATTTGAAAAAAGCGGCCCGGAACCACGCCCGGGCTGGTACGCTGTAAATCTTACTCCGCCACCAGCACTTTCAGCACCTCGGATGTATTATCGGAATGCACTTTGAGCAGGTAAATACCTTTGTGCAATGCCAGATTCGAAATGTCCGCCTCAGCTGTGGCCCCGCCACGCGGGGCTTCTTTGGTTTTTAGGAGAAATGTGCGTCCGGCTGCATTGATCAGGCTGAGCGAAATGTTGTCGTGGTGCTGCGGGCTGATTTTTACGGAAAGCTGCTTCTGGACGGGGTTGGGGAAAATGGTTGAGCTGACAGCTTCGTTTTCCGGCGTTTCAAAAGTCGCCGCTGCGGCTATGCGGGCTATGCCGGGCAAAGGATCCGTCGTGGTAATGATCAGCTGGGGAGGGTTGAGAGGATGCTCCTTGCTGTTGAAGATCACCCGCTTCTTTCCTTTGTTATTGTCGCGAAGTACCAGCGTAATGACTTTATCCCCGGCTGCCCATAGCTTTGCATATTTGCTCACGTCCACCCCGTAATACCCAGGCGTGCTATTTACCCCGAAAACGGCGATCTCCTCCATGGTACCTTGTGGTACCGTGTTCCAGGTAAGCGTATTTTCGATCCAGTTATCATTGTCGAGCATGTGGATGTCAATATTTGTAGATGCCCCCAGCTCCGGCTCATGATTATAGCCGTAGATGCGCAACCGGGCTTTAGTAATTCCGGTGATTCCTGCCAGGGAGAATTTAAGATAAGTGGCGCGGTTCAGGTCTTCGCGGCTTCCTCCTTTTACATCCAGCCCCGCTTCAGTGCCGAAGTTCTGGTCGGCATAGTTGCCGCCCCGCACATAGGCATCTTCCTCGGGTAGCAATGCCGCTACCTGTGTATTCTCAACACCCAATACCTCGATGGCTGAGAGCCTGGCTTTATCAGCGGATGCATTAAAATTCAGGTTAAGAAAACCGTCGGTTACAGCCACCTCAATGGTTTGCTGCACCATTTGGAAGGCGCCTCCGCCCGCAGTAAATATGTCAAAGCCCGAAAGCCAGGTTGTACCCTCCGCCGAGACATTGAAAACCCTGCTTCCCGGACCGGGCTGTCCTTTGACGGATGTACCCCAATAGGTCTCCGCAAAATGCAGTACCACTTTATAAACCCCTGGCTTCACCGGAATGGCATACTGGAACTGGGGCGAGCAGCGGGCGGTGCGGTACAGATCGTCGTCAATCGTATTGGCAATGTCTCCCTCTTTGCCATCACTGGTGCCGCCTTCACCGGAATAATATTTATCCGCCTGAAAAAACCGTCCGTCAGCTGTCGTGTAATCTCCGCCGCCCGCATTAATACGTATTACATCTTCCGGATCAGCTTGCAGGACTTTAATCTGTATGCTCTGCTCATTTTCAAATACAGGGGCTACACTGGTGCGGGCAATAATTTTAAATTTGAAAAAACCGGCTTGCTGGGGTGTCCAGCTGAAATTGCCCAAAGAATCCATAATGGCGCCAGCCGGTGCTCCGACTAATGATATGATCGCCCGCTCACCGGGGTTCGGCCTGACAATTGCCTTGAACCTGGCCGTTTGATTGACATTGACCGTAATGGGAGCAATGGGTGCGATAGAAGGCGCTCGACGTTGTGTAATCCGGACCGGAACGATCAGGCGGGCATATCCCGGAGCACTAATCCCAATGGTGGTCGAAGAAGCTGATCCATCCATATATATGATTGTCCCATTTGCGGTAAATTTAACATTGCTTCCGGAAACTGAGACTTTCAGCCAGTTTTTGTCAGACTGTTTGATTTTAAATGTTGGAAGTAGACCGCCGGTTGCTGTTAACTGAAGTGTCTTTGTCGGTCTGAAAGCATTGGTAGGATCTCCAACGAAATTGACCTCACTTTCCGACAGAAGCAGTTTTTTATCATTATCCTCTGCCAGCAGCTTGATGAGCCAGCTGTCTATTCCATCGGTGGTTTCTGCCATATCCACAGTCGCAGTCCTGTTCACTGCCTCAGCGGCGATCAAAAACCCACCATCTGCCGTGCTGATAAAATCACCCGTCTTTGTATAGTTCTGCTTCCCGTCGGATCCAATTGTTTTTTCCCAGGTTTTTTTACCCGCATCATCCAGCCGCACGATCCAGATGTTTCCACTTCCTTTCAAAGGTGCCGACTTATCGCCTGAAGTACCCGAGGTAGAGTAGCCGCTCAGCACGTACCCGCCTTTCGAATGCTGAATAATTTTTGCAGGCACGTCATAGCCGGAACCACCGATTGTTTTATCCCACTGAACATTGCCCGAACCATCCGTTTTGACAACCCAGTAATCTTCCCCGCCACGGTTATTTTCGCTCTTGTTCCCTCCGATACCCGAAGTTGAGTTTCCGCTTAAAACATACCCGCCATCGGAAGTTACAGCCAGGTCGGTCAAGCTTTCAGCAGACAAGCCGCCTATGGTTTTATCCCAGAGTTTGGTCCCGTCGGCGGCAAGCTTCACGAGCCAGTAGTCCGTTGCGCCTATTGCATTCTGGCTTTTATCTCCACTGACAGCTGAGTTGGAAGTTCCGCCTAATATAATGCCGTCCGCAGTCGGCTTCATGGCATACAGACTATCCTGCCCGCTTCCGCCATAACTTTTATCCCACAAAACCTTCCCGGCCGCATCGATCCTGACAAGCCAGAAATCAGAACCTCCTTTTGAGGCAGTACTTTTTTCGCCGCTGATCCCCGATGAAGAAGATCCGCCCAGGAGAAAGCCGCCGTCACTGGTAGCAGCTACGGCTTTCAGAAGTTCACGGTTGCTGCCGCCGATCGTTTTATCCCATTGCTTGGTCCCATCTGCGGCCAATTTGATCACCCAGAAATCGCCCCGGCTGTCCACTGACACGGCCCGGTCGTTTTCAGACTTATCACCGCTTTTGTTCGACTGGGAGGTTCCGGCCATGAGAAAGCCGCCGTCGGATATGGGTAAGACTTTGGGGTTTTCGTCCGGACTAATGCCTCTGAAAAACTTTTCCCATTGAAGGATACCCTGGGCAGAAATCTTGATTACCCGGAAATCGTTGTTTAAGTCATATCCATTAGTGCTACCTAAGCTATTACCTGCTGCTATGTAGCCGCCGTCGGACGTTGCAACAACGGACGTCAGCCTGTTGGCCGGTCCCGTTCCATACCCACCTCCCCACTCTATGCCCGGCTGGGCGTAGCTGGCAACAGAAAGAAAAAGACAACCTACCAGTGCTATTCCGGGTAGTTTAGAAATGAATTGTGAAAGGCATCGTAGTTGTAAAATCATTTGTTTGACCGGGATAAATATTAAGAATTAAAATACGGCCCGGAACCACGCCCGGGCCGGTATGCTGTAAATCTTACTCCGCCACCAGCACTTTCAGCACTTCCGAAGCATTGTCCGAATGTACTTTAAGCAGGTAAATGCCTTTTGCCAGCGACAGGTTTGAAATATCCGCCTCAGCTGTGGCTCCGCCTCTTGGGGCTTCTTTGGTTTTTAATGGATAGATGCGGCCAGATGCATTGATCAGGCTGAGTGAAATGTTGTCGTGGTGCTGCGGGCTGATTTTTACGGAGATTTGTTTCTGGACGGGGTTGGGGAAAATGGTTGAGCTGGCAGCTTCTATTTCTGACGTTTCAAAAGCCGGCGCTGCGGCTATGCGGGCTATGCCGGGCAAAGGATCCGTTGTGGTGATGATGAGCTGGGGTGGGTTGAGAGGATGCTCTTTGCTGTTGAAGATCACCCGTTTCTTTCCCTTATTATTGTCGCGAAGGACGAGGGTAATCACCTTATCGCCGGCTGCCCATGATTTGGCATACTTGGTCACATCGAGTTCGTAATATCTGGCAGTACTGTATGCCCCGAAAATAGCAATCTCCTTCATCATACCCTGCGGTGCTGTATTCCAGGTGAGCGTATTTTCATTCCAATCATCATTATCAAGCGTGTGAATATCGACAGTCACCACAGACCCCAGCTCCGGTTCATGATTGTAGCCATAGATCCGCAGCCGGGCTTTGGTCAGTGAATTGATGCCCGCTAGGGAAAATTTGAGATAAGTTGCGCGGTTCAGGTCTTCGCGGCTTCCTCCCTTTACATCCAGCCCGGCTTCGCTGCCGAAATTCTGATCGGCATAGCTGCCACCGCGGACATACGCATCCTCCTCGGGCAGCAAGGCAACTACCTGAGTACTTTCAACCCCCAATACCTCAATGGCTGAAAGCCGGGCCTTGTCAGCTGATGCCGTGAAATCCAGATTGAGAAAACCATCCGTCACCGCAATCTCAGTGGTTTGCTGCACCATCTGGAAAGCACCTCCGCCCACAGCGAAAATGTCAAAGCCTGAGAGCCAGGTAGTGCCTTCGGCAGAAGCGCTGAAGACCCTGCTTCCTGCACCCGGCTGTCCTTTGGCAGATGTGCCCCAGTAGGTCTCCGCAAAATGCAGCGTAACTTTATAAACCCCCGGCTTCACCGGAATGGCATACTGGAACTGGGGCGAGCAGCGGGCGGTGCGGTATAGATCATCGTCAATCGTATTTGTAATGTCCCCCTCCTTGCCATCACTGGTGCCGGCTATACCTGAGTAATATTTGTCAGCTTGAAAAAGACGTCCGTCTGCTGTCGTATAGTCGCCGCCACCTGCATTGATGCGGACGATATCTTCCGGATCAGCTTGAAGAACTTTGATCTCTACGCTCTGTTCGGACTCAAATACGGGAGCTGCACTGGTGCGGGATTTAACCTTAAACTTATACAAACCGGCCCGCTGAGGAGTCCAGCTGAAATTGCCCAGTGTATCCATGATGGCACCATCCGGAGCTCCAATCAATGAGAACAAAACCCACTCGCCGGGATTAGCCCGGGCAATGGCTTTAAACCTGGCGGTTTGATTGGCAATGACCGTAATCGGAGCAATCGGAGAAATGTAGGGTGCGCGGCGCTCAGAGATCCGGACAATGACAGAAACGCTGGCATACCCGGGGGCTGTAATCGTGATCGTGGTGGAAGACGTTGCGCCGGGATTCAGGATCCGCGAATTTCCGGAAAACTTGATGTTGGCGCCGGAAGCAGAAACGTTCAGCCAATTTTTGTCTGACCGCTGTAATGTAAACGGAGGAAGCGTTCCGTCGCTGGCTGTAAGTGTAATAACCTGTACCGGATTGTATTGATTAGTCGGTTCTCCTAGTAATTTGACCTCACTGGCTGAGAGAAGCAGCTTTTTATCATTATCCTCTGCCAGCAGCTTGATTATCCAGCTTTCTATGTCGTCGGTAATTTCAGGCATATCCGCAGTCCGGTTCCTGTTTTTTGCTTCCGCAGCGATCAAAAACCCACCGTCAGGTGTGACGATCAGGTCGCCGGTTTTTGTGAAATTATCCTTACCGGCAGACCCGATTGTTTTTTCCCAGACCTTTTTACCACCGCCGTCCAGCCTCACCATCCAGATACACCCAATGCCCTTCAAAGGCTCCGACTTGTCGCCCGAAGTACCCGAGGTGGAGTAGCCGCTCAGCACGTACCCGCCTTTTGGATGCTGAATGATTTTAGCGGGCACGTCGTAACTGGTACCACCAATTGTTTTATCCCACTGAACATTGCCCGAACCATCCGTTTTGACGACCCAGTAATCTTCTGCACCGCGGCCGTTTTCACTTTTATTTCCTCCAATATTCGAAGTAGAACTTCCGCTCAAAACATAACCGCCATCGGATGTGAGAGCCAGGTCTGTCAAACTTTCAGCAGACAAGCCGCCTATGGTTTTGTCCCAAAGTTTGGTTCCGTCGGTGGAAAGCTTTACGAGCCAGTAGTCCGTCGCACCCACGGCATTCTGACTTTTATCCCCACTCAAAACAGAATTGGAAGTCCCGCCCACGATAATGCCGTCAGCAGTTGGTTTCATGGCATACAGGCTATCCTGACCGCTTCCGCCGAAACTTTTATCCCACAAAACCTTCCCGGCCGCATCCATTTTGACAAGCCAGAAATCAGAATCTCCTTTTGAGGCAGTACTTTTTTCAGCGCTGATACCCGATGAAGAAGACCCGCCCAGCAGAAATCCACCATCATTGGTAGCAGCTACGGCTTTCAGGAGTTCACGGTTGCTGCCGCCGATCGTTTTATCCCATTGCTTCGTCCCGTCTGGCGCCAGTTTGATCACCCAGAAATCGCCCCGGCTGTCCACCGACACGGCCCTGTCGTTTTCAGACTTATCGCCGCTTTTATTGGATTGGGAGGTTCCGGCGAGCAGGT harbors:
- a CDS encoding PAS domain-containing protein — translated: MPLHNLEFVEKPFNQSTYTFFSADDRMSEFARRYHWQDSPLGVPDRWPQSLRTLVQMILNSPLPMAVLWGTELITLYNDTFHELFGARRPHAFGQPAAMLAEGIWPEVVPPARTVAADGRAVTLRNQPLDFYKIDHTSSSFWDYSLSPLTSDGGNIDGVLLTCSEKTSEIENARQLILSQQRFQNLVRDASMGIILLEGPEMRVEIVNQAYAQLINRKPEELQGRRLFDVIPEARDPFHGIIEEVRSTGNPLYLFHQPYSVVSEDGPKEGYLDLVYQPYKEADGYISGVIILCQDMTQQVLSRQKLEISEARLRSVVESAPFPIGVYVGREMLIQLVNQSIIDVWGKGTDIVGKRYAEVLPELADKGIYEQLDQVYMTGKPYYAHNQRVDLMIEGQLKSFYFKYNFTPLFDAEGNVYGVMNTAADVTDLVVAQQQLVEAEASLRDAIALARLGSWELNLATGQVSYSDTIREWFGFSAGQIELPEVYNPIHPEDRMDVESAIRHALEPGSTGTYDAEYRLNPFSGSPERIIHARGKVLYDIEGQAYKLVGTAQDVTDERRRQQELEQVVEIRTEELAALNEELAAQNEEYMAINEELEEANQQLLRSNENLQQFAYVASHDLQEPLRKIQQFSDILKTRYQSQTGEAAIYLERVQSAASRMSILIRDLLDFSSISTRRGIHQPVALNKVIDNVLNVLELAITDSAAEIRVDNLPTISGEAMQLGQLFQNLLSNALKFRRPGQAPSIHVKASKVTLAELPRTAAPARSASTYHLIEVIDNGIGFDEQYLDRIFQVFQRLHGKSEFGGTGIGLAICERVVTNHGGAITAMSQVGQGATFRIYFPV
- a CDS encoding CBM96 family carbohydrate-binding protein yields the protein MHQQLQFPGRLALNIKKSLLTACLLCAGTLHAQPGIEWSRLYSKPGDDKFTSIMNTADGGYVVAGENTSKLPGDLGYLDFRLTKVSATGALQWEQSFGGNKHDQDTRVALAPDGGYLLAGTSRSNKSRDKSENDRALSPDNAGDFWIIKLSKDGTKQWEKTIGGDNQDLLKAVSPTPDGGYLLAGSTLSGTSGEKKTASKGSYDFWLVKIDGNGNVQWDKSFGGTGDDQLSAMKLTSDGVIIGGTSDSPLGADKTRQAFGKNDFWLVKVTFNGDKIWDKTIGGNDTDVLTDLEITSDGGFIICGNSRSGISGNKSKKSLGLDDYWVVKTDALGNVQWDNALGGTSYDYASSVIPLPEGGYAVSGYSYSRLNGNKTAPLKGLYCVWLIRLDASGTMVWNQTYGASDYPDFAVPADITLAADGSLLLAGLAKVESGTADIPMPSAGRDAWLLKLQTEGNTRQLQLSDSIVNFYASPSSLAPTRTLTVSGSVDPYVITPPSSPWLSATVTGNNVVVAANAAGLAGGSYSANVTVGAAGYASATVSVKLVVRIAPVIASIRTITVPVNQAAMFTARAAVSEGERAIFSLTDAPAGAQMDTSGRFIWTPSTPGTYIFRVKASTSRTPVLTSEREVKIVALAGNPDDVIRINAGGGDYTTADGRFFQADKYYSGIDEISDREVPDIAYTADDELYRVARCSRQFDYTIPVKRPGIYKIVMHFAETYWGVAERREGRGSRQFYVSMERQQKQHLYDIFTLAGGALKATQATLEVAVTDGFLNLYFNASDDKARLSALEIIFVKPLQVVTLQPTDDAYVRGGSYADQNFGRESTLDVKGGSRNDLNRESYMKFSLAGISQVTKAYLRIYGYKHEAGLPLQFRVFALENDDWSENTITWNDVPAGSMKEIDRRVITETASYFEFDVTEYAKSWVAGDKMITFVLQDSDNRKLRMVFNSKENGSNPPELIISTTDPVLNTIRLAANPGFEKPVSEVTSSTIFPNPVQKQLSVKISPQHHDNISLSLINAAGLTFSLKTTEVLRCGATAEVDISNLSLSKGIYLLKIQSDHASEVLKVLISD
- a CDS encoding CBM96 family carbohydrate-binding protein encodes the protein MILQLRCLSQFISKLPGIALVGCLFLSVASYAQPGIEWGGGYGTGPANRLTSVVATSDGGYIAAGNSLGSTNGYDLNNDFRVIKISAQGILQWEKFFRGISPDENPKVLPISDGGFLMAGTSQSNKSGDKSENDRAVSVDSRGDFWVIKLAADGTKQWDKTIGGSNRELLKAVAATSDGGFLLGGSSSSGISGEKSTASKGGSDFWLVRIDAAGKVLWDKSYGGSGQDSLYAMKPTADGIILGGTSNSAVSGDKSQNAIGATDYWLVKLAADGTKLWDKTIGGLSAESLTDLAVTSDGGYVLSGNSTSGIGGNKSENNRGGEDYWVVKTDGSGNVQWDKTIGGSGYDVPAKIIQHSKGGYVLSGYSTSGTSGDKSAPLKGSGNIWIVRLDDAGKKTWEKTIGSDGKQNYTKTGDFISTADGGFLIAAEAVNRTATVDMAETTDGIDSWLIKLLAEDNDKKLLLSESEVNFVGDPTNAFRPTKTLQLTATGGLLPTFKIKQSDKNWLKVSVSGSNVKFTANGTIIYMDGSASSTTIGISAPGYARLIVPVRITQRRAPSIAPIAPITVNVNQTARFKAIVRPNPGERAIISLVGAPAGAIMDSLGNFSWTPQQAGFFKFKIIARTSVAPVFENEQSIQIKVLQADPEDVIRINAGGGDYTTADGRFFQADKYYSGEGGTSDGKEGDIANTIDDDLYRTARCSPQFQYAIPVKPGVYKVVLHFAETYWGTSVKGQPGPGSRVFNVSAEGTTWLSGFDIFTAGGGAFQMVQQTIEVAVTDGFLNLNFNASADKARLSAIEVLGVENTQVAALLPEEDAYVRGGNYADQNFGTEAGLDVKGGSREDLNRATYLKFSLAGITGITKARLRIYGYNHEPELGASTNIDIHMLDNDNWIENTLTWNTVPQGTMEEIAVFGVNSTPGYYGVDVSKYAKLWAAGDKVITLVLRDNNKGKKRVIFNSKEHPLNPPQLIITTTDPLPGIARIAAAATFETPENEAVSSTIFPNPVQKQLSVKISPQHHDNISLSLINAAGRTFLLKTKEAPRGGATAEADISNLALHKGIYLLKVHSDNTSEVLKVLVAE